A window of Thermoproteus sp. genomic DNA:
ATGGTGTAGTGGACAGCTGGGCGTACTGGTATCAACTCGCTTAGGGCGTCCACGCCGGCATATTTATGAGCGAGCTCCCTAATGAAGGGAATCTTCTGGTTTAGCACCTCCTCGCCTAAGTGTCTTAAGTCCAGCCCCACGTAGCCCATGCCGCTCTCCTCGTGGACGAAGCCTCTGCCCTCGGCTATTTCGGTCAAAATCGCCCTCGAGACTATATCGCGAGGCGCAAGCTCCATCTTCTGGGGGGCGTAGCGCTTCATAAAGCGCTCGCCCTCCTTGTTGACCAGATATCCGCCCTCGCCTCTGGCGGCCTCGCTGACGAGTATGCCGCTTGGGACCAACGCCGTGGGGTGCCACTGGACGAACTCCATATCCTTAAGCGCCAGCCCGGCCCTCATGGCGTAGCCCAACATCTCGCCGGTAGTGGAGTGGGCGGTAGTGGTGAACCTATAGAGCCTCCCGGCGCCTCCAGTAGCTATTATGGCGGCTTTCGCCAAAATTAACTTCAACTCGCCAGTCTTGAGGTCTATAGCCGTGACGCCCCTAAATTCGCCGTTCTCTATAATCAGTTTTGTTACGAAGTGTTCATGGTAATATTTTATATTATCAAAACGTAAAGTCTCCTGCCACAACGTCGACATTATGAAAAACCCGGTCTTGTCGGCCGCGAAGGTCGTCCTCGGGACCGACATGCCGCCAAAAGGCCTTTGGTAGATCCTCCCGTCCGGATGTCTGCTCCAAGGCACTCCTATCCTCTCCAGATATCGGACCTCTAGGGGGGCCATCCTGACTAGGAGCTCCACCGCGTCTTGGTCGGCCAAATAGTCAGAGCCCTTTATGGTGTCGTAGGCGTGTAGGTCGAGGCTGTCGTTGTTCTTATCTGGATACAATACGGCCGACATTCCGCCC
This region includes:
- a CDS encoding succinate dehydrogenase/fumarate reductase flavoprotein subunit: MEILKHDLLIIGSGIAGLRAAAQAAYTAKIDIAIISKVQVMRSHSVSAEGGMSAVLYPDKNNDSLDLHAYDTIKGSDYLADQDAVELLVRMAPLEVRYLERIGVPWSRHPDGRIYQRPFGGMSVPRTTFAADKTGFFIMSTLWQETLRFDNIKYYHEHFVTKLIIENGEFRGVTAIDLKTGELKLILAKAAIIATGGAGRLYRFTTTAHSTTGEMLGYAMRAGLALKDMEFVQWHPTALVPSGILVSEAARGEGGYLVNKEGERFMKRYAPQKMELAPRDIVSRAILTEIAEGRGFVHEESGMGYVGLDLRHLGEEVLNQKIPFIRELAHKYAGVDALSELIPVRPAVHYTMGGIHTDTYGRVLTPSGEWVKGLWAAGEAASVSVHGANRLGSNSLSECSVWGRLTGEQAAKYAMEAPAPSTDEKYIKIAQEEESRIFDKLLHKETNGISVYELKGRLQDTMEQHYGPFRHESTMKEGIPKLLKIREDFSRIRIEDGSRIYNQNLKDALELDGMIDVALAVAYGALARQESRGAHYRLDYPKRDDVNWLKHTLAYFVGGQLQLSYVPVRITKWTKFEERKY